The Desmonostoc muscorum LEGE 12446 genome includes a region encoding these proteins:
- a CDS encoding 4Fe-4S single cluster domain-containing protein, translated as MTLLNVAEICPVTRTLGPGQRFVIWVQGCCFRCENCISPDWIPQQQATLVDPFKLADYILSVPGIEGLTVSGGEPMLQATALCELFIYLRRHRDLSIICYSGFTLKQLQTKSDPNINTILTLVDVLIDGQYIPELNDNKGWRGSSNQVVHFLTSRHLHEASLFSDRQRDVELHLRNESALMVGVPPQDFSSKFKLAVDF; from the coding sequence ATGACTTTGCTCAACGTTGCCGAAATTTGTCCAGTTACTCGCACCCTTGGCCCTGGCCAACGCTTTGTAATCTGGGTACAAGGCTGCTGCTTTCGCTGTGAAAATTGCATTTCTCCAGATTGGATTCCCCAGCAGCAAGCCACATTAGTTGATCCTTTCAAACTTGCTGATTACATCCTCTCTGTACCTGGTATAGAGGGTTTAACTGTTTCTGGCGGAGAACCAATGCTGCAAGCAACTGCTTTATGTGAATTATTTATTTATCTTCGCCGACACCGTGACTTGTCTATCATTTGTTACAGTGGCTTTACTCTCAAGCAGCTACAAACCAAATCAGATCCAAATATCAATACAATTTTGACTCTCGTTGACGTTCTCATTGACGGACAGTATATCCCAGAACTAAATGACAACAAAGGTTGGCGAGGTTCTAGCAATCAAGTGGTACATTTTCTCACTTCCCGTCACTTGCATGAAGCCAGCTTATTTAGCGATCGCCAACGAGATGTAGAATTGCATCTGCGTAATGAGTCAGCCTTAATGGTAGGTGTTCCACCCCAAGATTTCTCTAGCAAATTTAAATTAGCTGTTGATTTTTGA
- a CDS encoding polysaccharide deacetylase family protein — protein MQFAPLFPIFYRILQPSFPNCLWVGNPHSQAIALTFDDGPHPQYTPEVLAVLDHYKITASFFWLGACVNRSPAIAKGVSDRGHWIGLHGYDHRSFPMLSPKDLKESLEKTQAAIYNACNLQPEQVRDVRPPNGLFTPGTLKLFSQWNYRPVMWSVVPEDWVRPGVTTVVQRVMQQVKNGSLIVLHDGACGGQDVAATIKILIPKLLQQGYKFVTVDRLWQR, from the coding sequence ATGCAATTTGCTCCCCTGTTCCCAATTTTCTACCGCATTCTCCAGCCGAGTTTTCCCAATTGCCTTTGGGTTGGAAATCCCCATTCTCAAGCGATCGCCCTGACATTCGATGATGGGCCTCATCCGCAATATACACCGGAAGTTTTGGCAGTTTTAGACCACTACAAAATTACAGCGAGTTTTTTTTGGTTGGGTGCTTGCGTCAACCGTTCACCAGCCATTGCCAAAGGTGTGAGCGATCGCGGACACTGGATCGGATTACATGGTTACGATCATCGCTCTTTTCCCATGCTTTCCCCAAAAGACCTGAAAGAGAGTTTAGAAAAAACCCAAGCTGCCATCTACAATGCTTGCAATCTGCAACCCGAACAAGTGCGGGATGTCCGCCCCCCCAATGGTTTATTTACACCTGGTACTTTAAAATTATTTTCTCAGTGGAATTACCGCCCAGTGATGTGGAGTGTTGTACCAGAAGATTGGGTGCGACCAGGCGTCACCACCGTAGTACAACGAGTTATGCAGCAAGTCAAAAATGGTTCGCTGATTGTCTTACATGATGGTGCTTGTGGTGGACAAGATGTTGCTGCCACAATCAAAATTCTCATTCCCAAACTGCTACAACAAGGCTATAAGTTTGTAACTGTCGATCGTTTATGGCAACGATGA
- a CDS encoding DUF6006 family protein produces the protein MKNITKWLLGLAIVPASLVLASSHAKASQVAGEWFFGLWDCNIDGRPAQMQWKVVDDSQTSCIGNICSTTSGVRLVGRFSDNGSAWVPLGKRFSSTQRQDLGIRYLGAEQDNWYLKYNSHTRIADGWTTWRGNRYPLQCRNRR, from the coding sequence ATGAAAAACATCACAAAATGGCTTTTGGGCTTGGCAATTGTTCCTGCAAGTTTGGTATTGGCATCTAGTCATGCTAAAGCCAGTCAGGTTGCTGGTGAGTGGTTCTTTGGTCTTTGGGACTGTAATATTGACGGTAGACCAGCCCAAATGCAGTGGAAAGTAGTCGATGACTCACAAACTAGTTGTATTGGTAATATTTGCTCTACTACTTCTGGTGTCCGTCTCGTCGGGCGGTTTAGTGATAACGGTAGTGCATGGGTTCCTCTAGGAAAACGTTTTTCCAGCACACAAAGACAGGATTTGGGTATTCGTTATTTAGGTGCGGAACAAGATAATTGGTATCTCAAATACAACAGTCATACTAGAATCGCAGATGGTTGGACGACATGGCGGGGTAACCGCTATCCACTGCAATGTCGTAATCGCAGATAA